The Sphingomonas sp. LY54 genome includes a region encoding these proteins:
- the recQ gene encoding DNA helicase RecQ, whose translation MTEPLDILHTTFGFPAFRGVQEQVVGRVMAGAHTLAVMPTGAGKSLCYQVPALAREGTALVISPLIALMHDQIRAADAFGIRAAALTSADDNRQETVARLRAGELDLLYVAPERASGEGFQSLLRQIPLSLIAIDEAHCVSEWGHDFRPDYRLLRPLLDRFPHVPRLALTATADRQTRADILRQLGIPEDGLILAGFDRPNIRYHIRPRDGVGTQLKALLAEHEGPGIVYASSRAATEKLADQLGTPGRRVLPYHAGLDAGVRARNQAAFVASEDMVMVATIAFGMGIDKPDVRFVAHAGLPKSIEAYYQETGRAGRDGDPAEAHLFWGAEDFARARQRIESEVAEDRRQGERHRLNALAGLVEAADCRRAILLHHFGEDPPARCGNCDNCLSPPKTVDATEAARKLLSAAFRTEMRFGIGHLTDVLAGRETDKVQNFGHHRLSVFGIADADELALIKPVARALMARDALRADDYGGLSFGPGARPVLKGEEEVRIVLPPPKTRRRRGGGAAEDHPHDPLFEALRACRRDLAREAGVPPYVIFHDSTLREMAGLKPTTLFGLSQVSGVGTAKLEKYGDAFVEAIRAYESSGVN comes from the coding sequence GTGACTGAACCCCTCGACATCCTCCACACGACCTTCGGCTTTCCCGCGTTTCGCGGCGTCCAGGAGCAGGTCGTCGGGCGAGTCATGGCCGGCGCCCATACGCTCGCCGTGATGCCGACCGGCGCCGGCAAGTCGCTCTGCTACCAGGTGCCGGCGCTGGCGCGGGAAGGGACGGCGCTCGTCATCTCGCCCTTGATCGCGCTGATGCACGACCAGATCAGGGCCGCCGACGCGTTCGGCATCCGCGCCGCCGCGCTCACCTCGGCCGACGACAACCGCCAGGAAACCGTGGCCCGGCTGCGCGCCGGCGAACTGGACCTGCTCTATGTCGCCCCCGAACGCGCCTCGGGCGAGGGCTTCCAGAGCCTGTTGCGCCAGATCCCGCTGTCGCTGATCGCGATCGACGAGGCGCATTGCGTGTCGGAATGGGGCCACGATTTCCGCCCCGATTACCGTCTCCTGCGGCCTCTGCTCGATCGCTTCCCGCATGTGCCGCGGCTGGCGCTCACCGCCACCGCCGACCGCCAGACGCGCGCCGACATCCTGCGGCAGCTCGGCATTCCCGAGGATGGGCTGATCCTCGCCGGGTTCGACCGGCCCAACATCCGCTACCATATCCGCCCGCGCGACGGCGTCGGCACGCAATTGAAGGCCTTGCTCGCCGAGCATGAAGGGCCGGGCATCGTCTATGCATCCAGCCGCGCCGCGACAGAGAAACTGGCCGATCAGCTCGGCACGCCCGGCCGCAGGGTACTGCCCTACCATGCCGGGCTCGACGCCGGCGTCCGTGCGCGCAATCAGGCCGCCTTTGTCGCGTCCGAGGACATGGTAATGGTCGCCACGATCGCCTTCGGCATGGGCATCGACAAGCCCGACGTGCGCTTCGTCGCCCACGCCGGCCTGCCCAAGTCGATCGAGGCTTATTATCAGGAGACCGGCCGCGCCGGCCGCGATGGCGACCCGGCCGAGGCGCACCTCTTCTGGGGCGCCGAGGATTTCGCCCGCGCCCGCCAGCGGATCGAGAGCGAGGTCGCCGAGGACCGGCGCCAGGGGGAGCGCCATCGCCTCAACGCGCTGGCCGGCCTGGTCGAGGCGGCCGACTGCCGTCGCGCCATCCTGCTCCACCATTTCGGCGAAGACCCGCCGGCGCGCTGCGGCAATTGCGACAATTGCCTGTCGCCGCCGAAAACGGTCGACGCGACCGAGGCGGCGCGCAAGCTGCTCTCGGCCGCCTTCCGCACCGAGATGCGCTTCGGCATCGGCCATCTGACCGATGTGCTCGCCGGCCGCGAGACCGACAAGGTCCAGAATTTCGGCCACCATCGGCTGTCCGTGTTCGGCATCGCCGATGCCGACGAGCTGGCGCTGATCAAGCCGGTGGCGCGAGCTTTGATGGCGCGCGACGCGCTCCGGGCCGACGATTATGGCGGCCTCTCCTTCGGGCCGGGCGCCCGGCCCGTGCTGAAGGGCGAGGAGGAAGTGCGGATCGTGCTGCCACCGCCCAAGACACGGCGGCGCCGCGGCGGCGGCGCGGCCGAGGATCATCCCCACGACCCGTTGTTCGAGGCGCTCCGCGCCTGCCGCCGCGACCTTGCCAGGGAAGCGGGCGTGCCGCCTTATGTGATCTTCCACGACAGCACGTTGCGCGAGATGGCGGGGCTCAAGCCGACGACCCTGTTCGGCCTTTCGCAGGTGTCGGGCGTCGGCACCGCCAAGCTCGAAAAATATGGCGATGCCTTCGTGGAGGCGATCCGCGCTTATGAATCGAGCGGAGTGAATTGA
- a CDS encoding TIGR01244 family sulfur transferase: MRAIDESICVSGQVMPDQIEALKAAGFTMLVQNRPDGEAPGQPGSAELAAAAQAAGMAYRYVPLGAAGLSPELVDAMGEALDAAEGKVLAFCAAGMRSTFLWALARAARGDDAESLIAKAAAAGYDLGPIRPYLG, translated from the coding sequence ATGCGGGCCATCGACGAGAGCATTTGCGTGTCCGGACAGGTCATGCCGGACCAGATCGAGGCGCTGAAGGCGGCCGGCTTTACGATGCTGGTCCAGAACCGTCCCGACGGAGAGGCGCCGGGCCAGCCAGGCAGCGCCGAACTGGCGGCGGCGGCGCAGGCGGCGGGCATGGCCTATCGCTACGTTCCGCTTGGGGCGGCCGGGCTCTCGCCGGAGCTGGTCGACGCCATGGGCGAGGCGCTCGATGCTGCGGAGGGGAAGGTGCTCGCTTTCTGCGCGGCCGGAATGCGCTCGACTTTCCTGTGGGCGCTGGCCCGCGCGGCGAGGGGCGACGATGCCGAAAGCCTGATCGCGAAGGCGGCGGCCGCAGGCTACGATCTGGGCCCTATTCGTCCGTATCTGGGCTGA
- a CDS encoding putative signal transducing protein: MALVEIALFYDSMSAGMARARLAAEGIETILFDQGVAGLGLGMLAPMRLMVEERDRAEAAALLSPDTDE; encoded by the coding sequence ATGGCGCTGGTCGAGATCGCCCTGTTCTACGACAGCATGAGCGCCGGGATGGCGCGGGCGCGGCTGGCGGCCGAGGGGATCGAAACGATTCTGTTCGACCAGGGCGTTGCCGGCCTCGGCCTTGGCATGCTCGCGCCGATGCGGCTGATGGTCGAGGAACGCGACCGCGCGGAGGCGGCAGCCCTGCTCAGCCCAGATACGGACGAATAG
- a CDS encoding DUF924 family protein, which translates to MTAWADDVLAFWFALRPEQWFKADPELDAETTERFGALWKEQAQRLPEDFLGSPREALAAVILFDQFPRNMFRGHADSFATDHLALAIAGAAVDRGCDEQLGKNERTFLYMPFEHSERLADQERAVRLMGALGDPELLRFAQLHHDVIARFGRFPHRNAVLGRTPRPEEIAAGEVVPW; encoded by the coding sequence ATGACCGCCTGGGCCGACGACGTCCTCGCTTTCTGGTTCGCGCTGCGGCCGGAGCAATGGTTCAAGGCAGACCCAGAGCTCGACGCCGAAACGACCGAGCGGTTCGGCGCCCTCTGGAAGGAGCAGGCGCAGCGCCTGCCCGAGGACTTTCTCGGTTCGCCCCGCGAGGCGCTGGCTGCCGTGATCCTGTTCGACCAGTTTCCGCGCAACATGTTCCGCGGCCATGCCGATAGCTTCGCCACCGATCATCTCGCGCTGGCGATTGCCGGGGCGGCGGTCGATCGCGGCTGTGACGAGCAACTCGGCAAGAACGAGCGCACATTCCTCTACATGCCGTTCGAGCATAGCGAGAGGCTCGCCGACCAGGAGCGGGCGGTGCGGCTGATGGGCGCGCTGGGCGATCCGGAGCTGCTGCGTTTCGCGCAATTGCACCATGACGTCATCGCTCGCTTCGGCCGCTTTCCTCATCGCAATGCGGTCCTCGGCCGGACGCCACGGCCCGAGGAGATTGCGGCCGGCGAGGTCGTGCCCTGGTAA
- the tldD gene encoding metalloprotease TldD, whose translation MNSIADPRRFLYRSDGLSPEAALRLTADALQSCDDGELYLQYTASEAFSFDDGRLKSADFNTQAGFGLRGVSGETTAFAHANELSEAAIRRAAETMAVLDPAKGPRPAPPRRTNATLYTDTDPLSAIPFARKVALCQQIDAAARARDPRVQQVSVSLAGSWSVIDIVRPDGFVAHDVRPLVRLNVQIVVEQNGRRETGFHGLGGRYLYDDLFDPATWNRGVDMALAQALVNLESVAAPAGEMTVVLGPGWPGVLLHEAIGHGLEGDFNRKGTSAFSGRIGERVAAPGVTVVDDGSIGERRGSLSIDDEGTPTQCNTLIEDGILKGYIHDRLNARLMGVEPTGNGRRESFAHAPMPRMTNTFMLGGKDDPGEILARAKNGIYAKSFGGGQVDITSGKFVFSCTEAYKIENGKLGAPIKGATLIGDGPSVLTKVRAIGNDMELDEGIGICGKGGQSVPAGVGQPTLLIEGLTIGGTAA comes from the coding sequence ATGAACAGCATCGCCGATCCCCGCCGCTTCCTCTACCGCAGTGACGGGCTCAGCCCCGAAGCGGCCCTCCGCCTCACCGCCGACGCGCTGCAAAGCTGCGACGATGGCGAGCTCTATCTCCAATATACGGCTTCGGAAGCGTTCAGCTTCGACGACGGCCGGCTGAAGAGCGCCGACTTCAACACCCAGGCCGGGTTTGGACTGCGCGGCGTCTCCGGCGAGACCACCGCCTTCGCCCACGCCAACGAACTGTCCGAGGCGGCCATCCGACGCGCCGCCGAGACGATGGCGGTGCTCGATCCCGCCAAAGGCCCCCGGCCCGCGCCGCCGCGCCGCACCAACGCCACGCTCTACACCGATACCGACCCGCTGAGCGCGATCCCCTTCGCCCGCAAGGTCGCGCTCTGCCAGCAGATCGACGCCGCGGCGCGGGCGCGCGACCCGCGCGTCCAGCAGGTGTCGGTCTCGCTGGCCGGATCCTGGTCGGTGATCGACATCGTCCGCCCGGACGGCTTCGTCGCGCATGACGTGCGCCCGCTCGTCCGCCTCAACGTCCAGATCGTCGTCGAGCAGAACGGCCGGCGCGAGACCGGCTTCCACGGGCTCGGCGGACGCTATCTCTATGACGACCTGTTCGATCCGGCGACGTGGAACCGCGGCGTCGACATGGCGCTCGCCCAGGCACTGGTGAACCTCGAATCGGTCGCGGCGCCGGCCGGCGAAATGACGGTCGTGCTCGGCCCCGGCTGGCCCGGCGTGCTGCTGCACGAGGCGATCGGGCACGGTCTGGAGGGCGATTTCAACCGCAAGGGCACGTCGGCCTTCTCCGGCCGCATCGGCGAGCGGGTTGCGGCGCCGGGCGTCACCGTGGTCGACGACGGCTCGATCGGCGAGCGGCGCGGTTCGCTGTCGATCGACGACGAGGGCACGCCGACGCAGTGCAACACCTTGATCGAGGACGGCATCCTCAAGGGCTACATCCACGACCGCCTCAACGCCCGGCTGATGGGCGTCGAGCCGACCGGCAACGGTCGACGCGAGAGCTTTGCCCACGCGCCGATGCCGCGCATGACCAACACCTTCATGCTCGGCGGCAAGGACGATCCGGGCGAAATCCTCGCCCGGGCCAAGAATGGCATCTACGCCAAGAGCTTCGGCGGCGGCCAGGTCGACATCACCAGCGGCAAGTTCGTCTTCTCCTGCACCGAGGCCTACAAGATCGAGAACGGGAAGCTGGGCGCGCCGATCAAGGGCGCGACCCTGATCGGCGACGGACCGTCGGTGCTCACCAAGGTGCGCGCGATCGGCAACGACATGGAGCTGGACGAAGGCATCGGCATTTGCGGCAAGGGCGGCCAGTCGGTCCCGGCCGGCGTCGGCCAGCCGACCCTGCTGATCGAAGGCCTGACCATCGGCGGCACGGCGGCATGA
- a CDS encoding zinc-finger domain-containing protein: protein MTDDPFTPEISYVTMPRVACDGATEISAALGHPRIYLQIDEKGFVDCGYCDKRFVLKGGPADQGANEA from the coding sequence ATGACCGACGATCCTTTCACGCCCGAGATCAGCTACGTCACCATGCCGCGCGTCGCCTGCGACGGCGCGACCGAGATCAGCGCCGCGCTCGGCCATCCGCGCATCTACCTGCAGATCGACGAGAAGGGCTTCGTCGATTGCGGCTATTGCGACAAAAGGTTCGTCCTGAAGGGCGGGCCCGCGGATCAGGGTGCCAACGAGGCCTAA
- a CDS encoding ABC transporter ATP-binding protein, translating into MSDSSAAISIRNLEKTYKGGKRALDGVSLDVPRGQIFGLLGPNGAGKSTMINILAGLVNKTGGSAEIWGFDIDKHPRNAKYSIGIVPQEILFDPFFTPAETLDQQAGLYGVPKAKRRTMELLRAVHLEDKAGAYSRTLSGGMKRRLLVAKAMVHSPPILVLDEPTAGVDIELRQQLWDYVRRLNTEGVTVVLTTHYLEEAEQLCDRIAIINHGRLIANEPTRALVGMAQEKAVEVTVDRDITAAPDASCFDKIEIIGERTLAITYRKDRVNAGEVLAALQRDGFGIVDVSTREADLEDVFLNLTRASNAHG; encoded by the coding sequence ATGTCCGACAGCAGCGCCGCCATCTCGATCCGCAATCTGGAAAAGACCTACAAAGGCGGCAAGCGCGCGCTCGACGGCGTCAGCCTCGATGTGCCGCGCGGCCAGATCTTCGGCCTGCTCGGGCCGAACGGCGCCGGCAAGTCGACGATGATCAACATCCTCGCCGGCCTGGTGAACAAGACCGGCGGCAGCGCGGAGATCTGGGGCTTCGACATCGACAAGCACCCACGCAACGCCAAATATTCGATCGGCATCGTCCCGCAGGAAATCCTGTTCGACCCCTTCTTCACCCCGGCAGAGACGCTCGACCAGCAGGCCGGGCTCTATGGAGTACCCAAGGCGAAGCGACGGACGATGGAGCTGCTTCGCGCCGTCCACCTCGAGGACAAGGCCGGGGCCTATTCCCGCACCCTTTCCGGCGGCATGAAAAGGCGCCTGCTCGTCGCCAAGGCGATGGTCCATTCGCCGCCGATCCTGGTGCTCGACGAACCGACCGCCGGGGTCGACATCGAGTTGCGCCAGCAGCTCTGGGACTATGTTCGCCGTCTCAATACCGAGGGCGTGACCGTGGTGCTCACCACCCATTATCTCGAGGAGGCCGAGCAATTGTGCGATCGCATCGCGATCATCAACCACGGCCGCCTGATCGCCAACGAGCCAACCCGCGCGCTGGTCGGCATGGCCCAGGAAAAAGCCGTCGAGGTCACCGTCGACCGCGACATCACCGCCGCGCCGGACGCCTCCTGCTTCGACAAGATCGAGATCATCGGCGAGCGCACGCTCGCGATCACCTACCGCAAGGACCGGGTTAATGCGGGCGAAGTGCTGGCGGCGCTGCAGCGCGACGGCTTCGGCATCGTCGACGTCTCGACTCGCGAGGCGGACCTCGAGGACGTGTTCCTGAATCTCACCCGCGCCTCCAACGCCCATGGCTGA
- the nadB gene encoding L-aspartate oxidase, which produces MADHAFDVIVIGSGAAGLSAALNVAPHLKVAVLAKGDISAGSTAFAQGGIAAVLEEGDTFESHIEDTIVAGAGLNDRKTVEFVVENAPAAIERLAQLGVPFNPGETDRWHLTREGGHSHRRIVHVDDATGWAVQQALEQAALRRPNITLVPDMVAIDLVSGRHTVAETDAKHVWGVYAVNRKTGRVDLLTGRATVLATGGASRAWVYSTNPRGSTGDGIAMAWRAGCRVSNMEFNQFHPTCLYHHDVKNFLITEAMRGEGGQLKIPGTGYRFMPDFDPRAELAPRDIVARAIDHELKRLGLDFVHLDISHRDPEFIGQHFPTIQAKLAELGIDITRDPIPVVPAAHYTCGGVIVDLDGRTDVAGLYAAGEVTQSGLHGANRLASNSVLECIVFGLAAAGHINSNWAELPPPPPIRAWDESRVTDSDEEVVVHHNWREIRRFMWDYVGIVRTTKRLERALNRVNLLRQETEEYYGNFRVTPDLVELRNLVEVAGLIVQSALTRQESRGLHYTLDYPDLLPDAVDTVLSP; this is translated from the coding sequence ATGGCTGATCACGCCTTTGACGTCATCGTCATCGGTTCGGGCGCAGCGGGGCTGAGCGCCGCCCTCAACGTTGCGCCGCACCTCAAGGTGGCGGTGCTGGCCAAGGGCGACATCTCCGCCGGATCGACCGCTTTTGCGCAGGGCGGCATCGCCGCGGTGCTCGAGGAAGGCGACACGTTCGAAAGCCATATCGAGGACACGATCGTCGCCGGGGCGGGGCTCAACGACCGCAAGACGGTCGAGTTCGTGGTCGAGAACGCCCCCGCGGCGATCGAGCGGCTGGCGCAGCTCGGCGTCCCGTTCAACCCGGGAGAGACCGACCGCTGGCATCTGACCCGGGAGGGCGGCCACAGCCATCGCCGCATCGTCCATGTCGACGATGCCACCGGCTGGGCGGTGCAGCAGGCGCTGGAGCAGGCCGCGCTGCGGCGGCCCAACATCACTTTGGTGCCGGACATGGTCGCTATCGACCTCGTCAGTGGCCGCCACACCGTCGCCGAAACCGACGCGAAGCATGTCTGGGGCGTCTATGCCGTGAACCGCAAGACGGGGCGGGTCGACCTGCTGACCGGCCGTGCAACCGTGCTGGCCACCGGAGGCGCCAGCCGCGCCTGGGTCTATTCGACAAATCCGCGCGGCTCGACCGGAGACGGCATTGCCATGGCGTGGCGCGCCGGCTGCCGCGTGTCGAACATGGAATTCAACCAGTTCCACCCGACGTGCCTCTACCACCATGACGTCAAGAATTTCCTGATCACCGAGGCGATGCGCGGCGAGGGCGGACAGCTGAAGATCCCGGGCACCGGCTACCGCTTCATGCCGGACTTCGATCCGCGGGCGGAGCTGGCGCCGCGCGACATCGTCGCCCGCGCGATCGACCATGAGCTGAAGCGGCTCGGCCTCGATTTCGTCCATCTCGACATCAGCCACCGCGATCCCGAATTCATCGGCCAGCATTTTCCGACGATCCAGGCCAAGCTGGCCGAGCTCGGCATCGACATCACGCGCGATCCGATCCCGGTCGTGCCCGCCGCCCATTATACGTGCGGCGGCGTGATCGTGGATCTCGACGGTCGGACCGACGTCGCCGGCCTCTACGCGGCCGGAGAGGTGACACAATCGGGCCTCCATGGCGCCAACCGGCTGGCGTCCAATTCGGTGCTCGAATGCATCGTCTTCGGCCTTGCCGCGGCCGGGCATATCAACAGCAATTGGGCGGAGCTCCCCCCGCCGCCGCCGATCCGAGCGTGGGACGAGAGCCGCGTGACCGATTCGGACGAGGAGGTCGTCGTCCACCACAATTGGCGCGAGATCCGCCGCTTCATGTGGGATTATGTCGGCATCGTCCGCACCACCAAGCGGCTGGAGCGCGCGCTCAATCGGGTCAATCTGCTGCGCCAGGAAACCGAGGAATATTACGGCAATTTCCGCGTCACGCCGGATTTGGTCGAATTGCGCAACCTGGTCGAGGTCGCCGGCCTGATCGTGCAGTCCGCGCTGACCCGGCAGGAGAGCCGGGGCCTCCATTACACGCTCGATTATCCGGACCTGTTGCCGGACGCGGTCGATACGGTGCTGTCGCCCTAA
- a CDS encoding alpha/beta hydrolase, translating to MNRRSFLQSALAIGFCGVMPSPLLAAPRFASNRISVTVHGSGPDVIMIPGLTASRAIWNGTVAAVPGHRYHLVQVAGFAGHPAGGNAKGAILQPLAAEIARYIEAEGLRAPALVGHSMGGTLAMMVAVRHPAKVGRLMVVDMLPEPAGLLGASASGIAPLANSLRDLFGSSPGGRQLMSSLMGRFGSDEPNGPKSDPDVVARASHELALLDLTPELPRIAAPMTVVFATPAPGGNVPPERVAANYRRAYARAPKARLAAIANSGHMIMYDQPAKFRAELKAFLAG from the coding sequence ATGAACCGCAGGTCCTTCCTCCAGTCCGCGCTCGCGATCGGCTTCTGTGGCGTCATGCCGTCGCCGTTGCTCGCCGCCCCGCGCTTCGCGTCCAACAGGATTTCGGTAACCGTGCACGGCAGCGGGCCCGATGTGATCATGATCCCGGGGCTTACGGCCTCGCGCGCGATCTGGAACGGTACGGTCGCGGCTGTGCCCGGCCATCGCTACCACCTCGTCCAGGTCGCCGGCTTTGCCGGCCATCCGGCGGGCGGCAACGCCAAGGGCGCGATCCTGCAGCCGCTTGCCGCCGAGATCGCCCGCTATATCGAGGCCGAGGGGCTGCGCGCGCCGGCCTTGGTCGGCCATTCGATGGGCGGCACGCTGGCGATGATGGTCGCCGTGCGCCATCCGGCCAAAGTCGGGCGGCTGATGGTCGTCGACATGCTGCCCGAGCCGGCCGGCCTCCTCGGCGCCAGCGCGAGCGGGATCGCGCCGCTGGCCAACAGCCTGCGCGACCTGTTCGGGTCCTCGCCTGGCGGGCGGCAGCTAATGAGCTCGCTGATGGGCCGGTTCGGCAGCGACGAACCCAATGGGCCGAAGAGCGACCCCGACGTCGTTGCCCGCGCCAGCCACGAACTCGCTTTGCTCGACCTGACGCCGGAGTTGCCCAGGATCGCCGCGCCGATGACCGTGGTGTTTGCGACGCCGGCGCCGGGCGGAAACGTGCCTCCCGAGCGGGTCGCGGCGAACTATCGCCGCGCCTACGCCCGCGCCCCCAAGGCGCGGCTCGCGGCGATCGCCAATAGCGGCCACATGATCATGTACGACCAGCCCGCGAAATTCCGCGCCGAGCTGAAGGCCTTCCTCGCCGGTTAG
- the polA gene encoding DNA polymerase I, whose protein sequence is MSSQHLYLVDGSSYIFRAFHRLPPLTNRHGLNVGAVYGYTTMLWKLAESLHKQDGPTHLAVIFDASSKTFRNEMYDKYKAHRPPPPPELIPQFPLIRDATRAFSLPCIEEEGLEADDIIACYAKAALREGWNVTIVSSDKDLMQLIEPGLDMLDTMNDRRIGPDYVIEKFGVPPEQLGEVLALMGDSVDNIPGVPGIGPKTASKLIIEYGDVEAVLAAAPSMKPSKMRDNLIEHADNARLSRELVRLVCDSPLPEPLEDLTMKGIPDAPLREFLEDQGFRSLLAKLNGNSQVQAPSTSPSATPVQSEVRPEPKIDRSAYAMVTDEAELDRWIAEARKNGFIALDTETNSVDCVSATLVGISLATECGKACYIPLEHGGHDLLSERPHQLPAALVLGKLKPLLEDPAVLKIGHNFKFDWVVLDRRGIKVAPLDDTLVMSFDLDAGGLNSHSMDDLARKHLDHECLTFKELCGTGQKQISFDQVPIARATEYAAEDADVTLRLWNRFKTRLAHERVARIYEMVDRPLVPVVARMEREGVKVDREELQKLSAEFSAQIGELEERICGEAGCRFTIGSPKQLGEILFDKMALKGGRKGKSGVWSTDVTELERLAKDGVPIANLVLEWRQLSKLKSTYTDALQEQINKDTGRVHTSYSLSGAQTGRLSSTDPNLQNIPIRTEIGRRIRDAFIAEEGHVILAADYSQIELRLAAHMADVPQLRQAFEEGADIHNMTAQELFGEVNRDTRASAKTINFAILYGISRWGLAGRLGVTADEAQAIIDRYFERFPGISNYIADTLTKARDVGFTTTLFGRKTHFPRIKAKNQGERQGAERAAVNAPIQGTSADIIKRAMARMCPALEAAGLGSTRMLMQVHDELVFEVPEADVERASIVIRQVMEGAAEPAVKLSVPLGVEIGTGPNWGAAH, encoded by the coding sequence ATGTCCTCCCAGCATCTCTACCTCGTCGACGGCTCGAGCTACATTTTCCGCGCCTTCCACCGGTTGCCGCCGCTGACAAACCGGCACGGACTCAATGTCGGTGCCGTCTATGGCTATACGACGATGCTGTGGAAGCTGGCCGAGAGCCTGCACAAGCAGGATGGCCCGACGCATCTGGCGGTGATCTTCGACGCGTCGTCCAAGACGTTCCGCAACGAGATGTACGACAAGTACAAGGCGCATCGGCCGCCGCCGCCGCCCGAATTGATCCCCCAATTCCCGCTGATCCGCGACGCCACGCGCGCCTTCTCGCTGCCTTGCATCGAGGAAGAAGGGCTGGAGGCGGACGACATCATCGCCTGCTATGCCAAGGCGGCGTTGCGCGAGGGCTGGAACGTCACGATCGTCAGCTCCGACAAGGATCTGATGCAGCTGATCGAGCCCGGCCTCGACATGCTCGACACGATGAACGACCGCCGCATCGGCCCGGATTATGTGATCGAGAAATTCGGCGTCCCGCCCGAGCAATTGGGCGAAGTGCTGGCGCTGATGGGCGACAGCGTCGACAATATTCCCGGCGTGCCCGGCATCGGCCCCAAGACGGCGTCGAAGCTGATCATCGAATATGGCGACGTCGAAGCGGTGCTCGCCGCCGCGCCGTCGATGAAGCCTTCAAAGATGCGCGACAATCTGATCGAGCATGCCGACAATGCGCGGCTGTCGCGCGAGCTCGTCCGGCTGGTCTGCGATTCGCCTCTGCCCGAGCCGCTCGAAGACCTGACGATGAAGGGCATTCCCGACGCCCCGCTGCGCGAATTCCTGGAGGACCAGGGCTTCCGGTCGTTGCTCGCCAAATTGAACGGCAATTCGCAGGTCCAGGCACCGTCCACTTCGCCGTCGGCGACCCCGGTCCAGTCCGAGGTCCGCCCGGAGCCGAAGATCGACCGCTCGGCCTATGCCATGGTCACCGACGAGGCCGAACTCGACCGCTGGATCGCCGAGGCGCGCAAGAACGGCTTCATCGCGCTCGATACCGAGACCAATTCGGTCGACTGCGTCAGCGCCACCCTGGTCGGCATCAGCCTCGCCACCGAATGCGGCAAGGCCTGCTACATTCCGCTCGAACATGGCGGCCACGATCTGCTCAGCGAGCGCCCCCACCAGCTCCCCGCCGCGCTCGTGCTCGGCAAATTGAAGCCGTTGCTCGAGGACCCGGCCGTCCTCAAGATCGGCCATAATTTCAAGTTCGACTGGGTCGTGCTCGATCGCCGCGGGATCAAGGTCGCGCCGCTCGACGACACGCTCGTGATGAGCTTCGACCTCGATGCCGGCGGGCTCAACAGCCATTCTATGGACGATCTCGCGCGCAAGCATCTCGATCACGAATGCCTCACGTTCAAGGAATTGTGCGGCACCGGCCAGAAACAGATCAGCTTCGACCAGGTGCCGATCGCGCGCGCGACGGAATATGCGGCCGAGGATGCCGACGTCACCTTGCGCCTGTGGAATCGCTTCAAGACGCGGCTGGCACACGAGCGCGTCGCCCGCATCTACGAAATGGTCGACCGCCCTCTGGTACCGGTCGTCGCGCGCATGGAGCGCGAGGGCGTGAAGGTAGACCGCGAGGAGCTGCAGAAGCTCTCGGCCGAATTCTCCGCGCAGATCGGCGAGCTCGAAGAGCGGATCTGCGGCGAGGCCGGCTGCCGCTTCACGATCGGCTCGCCCAAGCAGTTGGGCGAAATCTTGTTCGACAAGATGGCGCTGAAGGGCGGCCGCAAGGGCAAGTCCGGCGTCTGGTCGACCGACGTCACCGAACTCGAGCGGCTCGCCAAGGACGGAGTGCCGATCGCCAACCTCGTGCTCGAATGGCGCCAGCTCTCGAAGCTCAAGTCGACCTATACGGACGCGCTGCAGGAGCAGATCAACAAGGATACCGGGCGGGTCCATACCAGCTACTCGCTGTCGGGCGCGCAGACCGGCCGGCTGTCCTCGACCGACCCCAACCTGCAGAACATCCCGATCCGGACCGAGATCGGCCGCCGCATCCGCGACGCCTTCATCGCCGAGGAGGGCCATGTCATCCTCGCCGCAGACTACAGCCAGATCGAGTTGCGCCTCGCCGCGCACATGGCCGACGTGCCGCAGCTCCGCCAGGCCTTCGAAGAGGGCGCGGACATTCACAACATGACCGCGCAGGAGCTGTTCGGCGAGGTCAACCGCGACACCCGCGCCAGCGCCAAGACGATCAACTTCGCGATCCTCTACGGCATCTCGCGCTGGGGCCTGGCCGGACGCCTTGGCGTCACCGCCGACGAGGCGCAGGCGATCATCGACCGCTATTTCGAGCGCTTCCCCGGCATCAGCAACTATATCGCCGATACGCTCACCAAGGCGCGCGATGTCGGTTTCACCACCACCTTGTTCGGCCGCAAGACGCATTTCCCGCGCATCAAGGCCAAGAATCAGGGCGAGCGGCAGGGCGCCGAGCGCGCCGCGGTCAACGCGCCGATCCAGGGTACCAGCGCCGACATCATCAAGCGCGCGATGGCGCGGATGTGCCCGGCGCTGGAGGCGGCCGGCCTGGGTTCGACGCGCATGCTGATGCAGGTCCATGACGAACTGGTGTTCGAAGTGCCCGAGGCCGATGTCGAACGCGCCAGCATCGTGATCCGGCAAGTGATGGAGGGCGCCGCCGAGCCGGCGGTGAAGCTGTCGGTGCCGCTCGGCGTCGAGATCGGCACGGGCCCCAATTGGGGCGCCGCGCATTGA